In bacterium, the DNA window ATACGATTGTGTCCGTTGTGAGCGGCATCGCTCCTGAGCATGCCGCGGAGTCGCCCTACTACGGCCCGCTCATCGCCGATCAAGAGCACAGTCCGATGAAATCCTGGCTCGTGTTTGAGCTAATCGGCGTGCTGATCGGTGCCTTCGTATCCGGACTGATCTCAGATCGGCTCGGCTTTCGCAGCGAAGGCGGACCACGAATTCAGAACAAAACACGCTGGATGTTCGCGGTCATGGGTGGTGCGCTGTTTGCCATCGGTGCGCAGTTCGCCCGAGGCTGTACAAGCGGAGCTGCCTTAAGCGGTATGGCCGTGCTTTCCACCGCCGGCTTTGTG includes these proteins:
- a CDS encoding YeeE/YedE family protein, which produces MEHRTTKYMNPYLAGFLLGLVLLGSIFITGRGLGASGAIKDTIVSVVSGIAPEHAAESPYYGPLIADQEHSPMKSWLVFELIGVLIGAFVSGLISDRLGFRSEGGPRIQNKTRWMFAVMGGALFAIGAQFARGCTSGAALSGMAVLSTAGFVTMLAIFGTGYLVAFFFRRLWI